Proteins found in one Alicyclobacillus cycloheptanicus genomic segment:
- the tgt gene encoding tRNA guanosine(34) transglycosylase Tgt, whose amino-acid sequence MTVPVRYELLKRCSHTLARRGVVHTPHGSIQTPVFMPVGTQATVKTLSPFELREMGAGIILSNTYHLHLRPGEDLVAEAGGLHGFMHWDGAILTDSGGFQVFSLADLRKITDEGVQFRSHIDGSPRFFSPESVMAIENQLGADIIMAFDECPPYPASRDYLETSLRRTLDWAKRCKQAHGRPDEQALFGIVQGGAELDLRKAAAEALVEMDFPGYAVGGLSVGEPKPVMYDVLAFTTPLLPADKPRYLMGVGSPDDLFEGVERGIDMFDCVLPTRIARNGTVLTSRGKLVLKNAQYARDFSPLDEDCSCMVCRSFTRAYLRHLLKAGEVLGIRLTSYHNVWFLLRVMEGIRKAIENDQFLAYKREFYDRFGYNDDTAVQTSTAGEDVSD is encoded by the coding sequence TTGACGGTGCCCGTGCGCTACGAACTGTTGAAACGATGCAGTCACACCCTCGCGAGACGCGGCGTGGTCCACACCCCGCACGGGTCCATCCAGACACCGGTGTTCATGCCGGTGGGCACGCAGGCCACCGTCAAAACGTTGTCCCCGTTTGAACTGCGGGAAATGGGCGCGGGCATCATCTTGTCCAATACCTATCACTTGCACCTCCGACCCGGTGAGGACCTGGTGGCCGAGGCCGGGGGACTGCACGGGTTTATGCACTGGGATGGCGCCATTCTCACCGACAGCGGCGGATTTCAGGTATTCAGTCTGGCGGATTTGCGGAAGATTACGGATGAAGGCGTTCAGTTCCGGTCACACATCGACGGCAGTCCGCGGTTCTTTTCGCCCGAGTCGGTGATGGCGATTGAGAATCAGCTTGGTGCCGACATCATTATGGCGTTTGACGAATGTCCGCCGTATCCGGCGTCGCGCGACTATCTCGAGACATCGCTGCGGCGGACGCTCGACTGGGCGAAGCGGTGCAAGCAGGCGCACGGGCGGCCAGATGAACAGGCACTGTTCGGGATCGTGCAAGGCGGTGCAGAACTGGACTTGCGCAAGGCGGCTGCAGAAGCGCTGGTGGAGATGGATTTTCCAGGCTATGCGGTCGGCGGACTGAGTGTCGGCGAACCGAAGCCTGTCATGTACGATGTGCTCGCTTTCACGACCCCGCTGCTGCCGGCCGACAAGCCGCGGTATCTGATGGGCGTGGGGTCGCCGGATGACCTGTTTGAAGGCGTGGAGCGCGGGATCGACATGTTCGACTGTGTGCTTCCCACGCGGATTGCGCGAAATGGAACCGTGTTGACCAGCCGCGGCAAGCTCGTGTTGAAAAACGCGCAGTACGCCCGCGATTTCTCGCCGCTGGACGAAGACTGTTCGTGCATGGTGTGCCGGTCGTTCACCCGCGCGTATCTCCGGCACCTGCTGAAGGCGGGGGAAGTGCTGGGGATTCGCCTCACGTCGTATCACAATGTGTGGTTCCTGCTGCGCGTGATGGAAGGCATCCGGAAGGCGATTGAAAATGATCAATTTCTCGCGTACAAGCGCGAATTCTACGATCGTTTCGGTTATAATGACGATACCGCGGTGCAGACAAGCACCGCAGGAGAGGACGTGTCTGATTGA
- the yajC gene encoding preprotein translocase subunit YajC: MKSQSIIFIVLILAVFYMLFIVPQRRQQKNRQNMMNQLGPGAKVLTSGGIYGIVTAVQGDVLHVSIAPDVEIEMDQRAIIRVVEAANSVGDDVDEVDEDDELDEGQDASTFDTSDRFASHETDEEEEDEDVVDEQDAAGGADAEQKSTNA, from the coding sequence TTGAAGAGCCAGAGCATTATTTTCATTGTGCTGATTCTCGCGGTATTTTACATGTTGTTCATCGTACCGCAGCGTCGGCAGCAAAAGAACCGTCAAAATATGATGAACCAGCTCGGACCTGGTGCGAAAGTCCTGACCTCCGGCGGGATCTACGGAATCGTCACGGCGGTTCAGGGGGATGTGCTGCACGTATCCATCGCGCCGGATGTCGAGATTGAGATGGATCAACGCGCCATCATCCGTGTGGTCGAAGCAGCGAACTCGGTCGGCGATGACGTCGATGAAGTGGATGAGGACGATGAGCTTGACGAGGGACAGGATGCGTCTACCTTCGACACCTCGGACCGGTTTGCATCGCATGAGACCGATGAGGAAGAGGAAGACGAGGACGTGGTCGACGAGCAGGATGCTGCTGGCGGCGCGGACGCGGAGCAGAAATCAACGAATGCTTGA
- a CDS encoding TIGR04086 family membrane protein: MNGSIRSLRKFPILYGLAWSLFYAVIGILLVSLWAHVHPMSPKTLVMAAYIIHCAAVLLGAIAGSRAAQERGWYYGGMSGLFYAIVMICIGLFAYNTFSLDAGGLFRVLLMALIGAFGGIIGVNTGSTRSL, encoded by the coding sequence TTGAACGGTTCAATACGTTCGCTTCGCAAGTTTCCGATTCTCTACGGACTGGCATGGTCACTGTTTTACGCTGTCATCGGCATCCTGCTTGTGTCGCTGTGGGCACATGTCCACCCGATGTCCCCCAAAACCCTGGTCATGGCAGCGTACATAATTCACTGCGCCGCCGTCCTCCTCGGTGCCATCGCAGGCAGCCGGGCAGCACAGGAACGCGGTTGGTATTACGGCGGGATGTCCGGCCTGTTTTATGCCATCGTGATGATTTGCATTGGGCTGTTCGCCTACAACACGTTCTCACTCGACGCAGGCGGATTGTTCCGCGTGCTGCTCATGGCCCTCATCGGCGCGTTCGGCGGCATCATCGGCGTGAATACCGGCAGCACGCGCAGCCTGTGA
- a CDS encoding sensor domain-containing diguanylate cyclase, which produces MNPQREIWIRICELLVGIAGVGIAFLYVPELFHQNILLTVLVMALAVALESIPVPLGRVISSLLYALPIGALAVYGTSEAVWLMIAAAVLSPFITRRRTRWTTILFNAGQYTISVVAMSFAYRMIVPQAYHHMLSWNMFLGAIVGAAVFLCVNHLLINAIQFVEGTFVVRESWTVVTADSLYVLLSLPFALLMIGLSPNGPLLALVAILPLVLLGQMMRMYRRTSFIQQIHNATTKLTSEFDVERIYQEAAQVAARLTYADAVIVHILDESREVLVPGTVYPLEAAQDFNLNGVTRSGGGVIWDVVSRGAGWAYIPDIRKDERVRFDGVDARRPHLSMAIFPMRAHGELQGAIVCYSCYAYGFGELTEELRILAAQVAVLIENAKLYQELQRQSWRDGATGLYNYRYFYEALADRVQQARMTNSEMSVVIMDVDYFKKFNDTYGHLAGDAVLKSIGQLLQSEAGPEAVTARYGGEEFGIILPYSPKQAFAMAERFRKAVSSLVVNFEGHELQGITVSVGIAGFPSDGDSDRDVLLKADSAMYWGSKQRGRNKTSLYSPEFDAQLFVDGLTGLYTYHFVTIRFREALAAGSENWGAVCIDLARFSDVNATFGFAIGNRVLQEASAVIRECIRQNELACRFSGDDFLILLQNVTREELEAIGNRVDRMLASHRFECLNNVVLSLRAHYATYSFQDVESVETVFEQIGKVFSTLNARDDESSA; this is translated from the coding sequence TTGAATCCCCAGAGAGAAATTTGGATTCGGATCTGCGAACTGTTGGTTGGCATTGCCGGTGTGGGCATTGCCTTTCTGTATGTACCGGAACTGTTTCATCAGAACATTTTGCTCACTGTCCTCGTCATGGCACTGGCGGTCGCCCTGGAATCTATTCCTGTGCCCTTGGGCCGTGTGATTAGTTCACTGCTGTACGCGCTGCCCATCGGGGCGCTGGCGGTGTATGGCACTTCAGAAGCGGTCTGGCTGATGATCGCTGCGGCTGTGCTGTCGCCGTTCATTACGCGGCGGCGGACGCGCTGGACAACGATCCTTTTCAACGCTGGGCAGTATACGATCAGCGTGGTGGCGATGTCCTTTGCGTATCGAATGATTGTGCCGCAAGCCTATCACCACATGTTGTCTTGGAATATGTTTTTGGGCGCGATTGTCGGTGCCGCTGTCTTTCTCTGCGTCAACCACCTGCTGATCAACGCGATTCAATTTGTTGAGGGCACCTTTGTCGTTCGCGAGTCCTGGACGGTGGTGACAGCCGACAGTTTGTATGTCCTTCTCTCGCTGCCGTTCGCATTGTTGATGATTGGCCTGAGCCCCAATGGGCCATTGCTGGCGCTTGTCGCCATCCTGCCCCTGGTGCTGCTGGGCCAGATGATGCGCATGTACCGCCGCACTTCCTTCATTCAACAGATCCACAACGCCACGACCAAGCTGACGTCCGAGTTCGATGTGGAACGGATTTATCAAGAAGCTGCGCAGGTGGCGGCTCGGTTGACGTACGCGGATGCTGTCATCGTGCACATCTTGGATGAATCTCGAGAAGTGCTCGTCCCGGGTACCGTGTACCCGTTGGAGGCTGCACAGGACTTTAATCTCAATGGCGTCACAAGAAGCGGCGGCGGTGTCATCTGGGATGTGGTGTCGCGAGGAGCCGGCTGGGCCTATATTCCGGATATCCGCAAAGACGAGCGCGTGCGCTTCGACGGCGTGGACGCCCGAAGGCCGCACCTGTCCATGGCGATTTTTCCAATGCGCGCACACGGCGAACTGCAAGGCGCCATTGTCTGCTACTCTTGCTACGCATATGGATTTGGAGAGTTAACAGAGGAATTGCGGATTCTTGCGGCACAGGTTGCTGTGCTGATTGAAAATGCGAAGCTGTATCAGGAACTGCAGCGTCAGTCGTGGCGCGACGGAGCCACGGGGTTGTACAACTACCGTTATTTCTATGAAGCGTTGGCGGACCGCGTGCAGCAGGCGCGCATGACCAACTCGGAAATGTCTGTCGTTATCATGGATGTCGATTACTTTAAGAAATTTAATGATACATACGGCCACCTGGCGGGGGATGCGGTCCTCAAGTCGATTGGTCAATTGCTCCAGTCCGAGGCAGGACCGGAGGCGGTGACAGCCAGGTATGGCGGTGAGGAGTTCGGGATCATCCTGCCCTATAGTCCCAAGCAGGCATTTGCCATGGCGGAGCGGTTCCGCAAGGCCGTCAGTTCGTTGGTGGTGAACTTTGAGGGCCATGAACTGCAGGGCATCACGGTCAGTGTTGGCATTGCCGGATTTCCGTCGGATGGAGATTCCGACAGGGACGTGCTGCTCAAGGCGGACTCAGCCATGTACTGGGGGTCGAAACAGCGCGGACGAAACAAAACGTCGCTGTATTCACCGGAGTTCGACGCACAGCTGTTTGTGGACGGGCTGACCGGACTGTACACCTACCACTTCGTTACGATTCGTTTCCGGGAAGCCCTTGCTGCGGGTTCTGAAAACTGGGGCGCCGTGTGTATTGATTTGGCGCGGTTTTCAGACGTTAACGCCACCTTCGGCTTTGCCATCGGAAACCGGGTGCTTCAGGAAGCCAGTGCGGTGATTCGGGAGTGCATTCGCCAAAATGAGTTGGCTTGTCGGTTTAGTGGAGACGATTTTCTGATTCTTCTCCAAAACGTGACGCGTGAGGAACTTGAGGCGATTGGGAATCGTGTTGACCGCATGCTGGCGAGCCACCGTTTTGAGTGCTTGAACAACGTGGTGCTGTCACTGCGCGCGCACTACGCCACCTATTCGTTCCAGGACGTCGAAAGTGTGGAGACGGTGTTTGAGCAAATCGGGAAGGTCTTTTCCACGCTCAACGCCAGGGACGACGAATCATCCGCCTGA
- a CDS encoding DUF421 domain-containing protein, whose protein sequence is MGDIGLLHFIWRVIILYVLVMVALRVMGKREIGQLSVFDFVVSVMLAELSTLPMEDTKVSLWRSVLSISMLVLLQIIVALIQLKSHRFRHWVDGEPSVLIEHGNIKDREMKKTRYTMHDLLMQLRDKGIANVADVEFAILETSGQLSVFPKAEKRPLTPEDLNRAVIHETIPLPVIVDGAPVQKTLEVLGKTQSWLEQELERRGYGTMQDVFYAAVDQNGQLHIDARDKPQKLQPQQKTQSQTDSPSPSDGASSSDGAAQSESAAQDPLPGQHVQNPNVSKPEVRSGQAQQGPFSKP, encoded by the coding sequence ATGGGGGATATCGGATTACTCCACTTCATCTGGCGCGTCATTATTCTGTATGTCCTGGTCATGGTGGCCCTGCGGGTGATGGGGAAACGGGAGATTGGCCAATTGTCGGTGTTCGACTTTGTGGTCTCCGTCATGTTGGCGGAGCTCTCCACGCTGCCCATGGAAGACACCAAAGTGTCGCTGTGGCGGTCGGTCTTGTCCATTTCCATGCTCGTCTTGCTGCAAATCATTGTGGCGTTGATTCAGTTAAAGAGTCACCGCTTCCGCCACTGGGTGGACGGCGAACCTTCCGTTTTGATTGAGCATGGAAACATCAAGGACCGCGAGATGAAAAAGACCCGCTACACGATGCATGACCTGTTGATGCAGCTGCGTGACAAAGGCATCGCCAACGTCGCCGATGTGGAGTTCGCCATCCTGGAAACGTCTGGTCAATTGAGCGTGTTTCCCAAGGCGGAAAAGCGTCCGCTTACACCTGAGGACCTGAACCGCGCCGTGATCCACGAGACCATCCCGCTGCCGGTCATTGTGGACGGCGCGCCGGTTCAGAAGACCCTGGAGGTGCTGGGGAAAACACAGAGCTGGCTTGAGCAGGAGCTGGAGCGGCGCGGCTATGGAACGATGCAGGACGTGTTTTATGCCGCTGTCGACCAGAATGGGCAGCTGCACATCGATGCACGGGACAAGCCGCAGAAGCTGCAACCGCAGCAAAAGACTCAGTCTCAGACGGACAGCCCGTCGCCATCGGACGGCGCATCATCATCAGACGGCGCAGCGCAATCGGAGAGCGCAGCGCAAGACCCATTGCCGGGACAGCACGTGCAAAACCCCAACGTGTCCAAACCGGAAGTGCGGTCCGGCCAGGCGCAACAGGGCCCGTTCTCCAAACCATAG
- the spoVB gene encoding stage V sporulation protein B: MTQRSFLRGAVVLMAASLTTRIMGFIYRIFLTRIIGAQGMGLFQIVFPLLSLVLTFVTAGLPVAISKLVAEAIVQNDRVRVQRILRVSTAVIGTMAVVFTVLMWVLRGFVRTHWLTDPRAYPTYLAMIPIVAVIAVSSIFRGYFQGLQDMAPPAWASIVEQTVRIASVWILAAYFVQFSLAYAAAGAMIGMLLGELSGMLFLVVSYRRRGRLSMVLPNAPMRSLETVRQTLRAIVDIAGPVTLSRLIWSLIYAIEPVLVARSLWMAGIGKHAATALYGQYGGMALPLLVFPTVITGSLAVNLVPSVSEAMAGETRDDRRVRLRVAQSWRVTALVGFPATVILSLLATPLCAAIYHEPAVGRILAIMAPAGFLLYLQAPLAGVLQGLNKAGLAMMNSIAGGLLRLVLIYVLASRPSLGIYGVALATTVSFCVTTALQFMCIVHFVGFPIRLWDTAKIAAAALACLLALTVMIRDHAHIAGLHLLAAIVFAILLDFFLLCAFRVLTTQNVRRVPRVGRILATIVSAIPFAV, translated from the coding sequence GTGACCCAACGTTCCTTTCTTCGAGGTGCGGTCGTCCTGATGGCCGCCAGCCTCACGACCCGAATCATGGGCTTCATCTACCGCATCTTTCTGACCCGTATCATCGGCGCACAGGGGATGGGACTGTTTCAAATCGTGTTTCCGCTCCTGAGTTTAGTGCTGACGTTTGTCACGGCCGGTCTGCCTGTCGCCATTTCCAAATTGGTTGCGGAAGCCATTGTCCAGAACGATCGCGTCCGTGTCCAGCGCATCCTCCGCGTGAGCACGGCTGTCATCGGCACGATGGCGGTGGTATTCACCGTCCTGATGTGGGTGCTGCGCGGCTTTGTCCGAACCCACTGGCTCACCGATCCGCGTGCCTACCCGACGTACCTGGCCATGATTCCCATCGTCGCGGTCATCGCCGTGTCCAGTATTTTTCGCGGCTACTTCCAGGGCCTGCAGGACATGGCGCCGCCAGCCTGGGCATCCATTGTCGAACAGACCGTGCGCATCGCCAGCGTATGGATTCTCGCCGCCTACTTTGTCCAATTCAGCCTCGCCTACGCGGCAGCGGGTGCGATGATTGGCATGCTGCTCGGAGAACTATCCGGCATGCTGTTTCTCGTTGTCTCGTACCGGCGGCGTGGGCGCCTGTCGATGGTGCTGCCGAATGCGCCCATGCGCAGCCTGGAGACGGTGCGTCAAACCCTGCGGGCGATTGTCGACATCGCCGGCCCTGTGACGCTGAGCAGGCTCATCTGGTCGCTCATTTACGCGATTGAACCCGTACTGGTCGCGCGCTCCCTGTGGATGGCCGGGATTGGCAAGCACGCCGCGACCGCGTTATATGGGCAGTACGGCGGCATGGCGCTGCCGCTGCTCGTGTTTCCCACCGTGATCACCGGGTCGCTCGCGGTCAACCTCGTGCCCTCCGTGTCCGAAGCCATGGCAGGGGAAACGCGGGACGACCGCCGGGTGCGGCTGCGTGTGGCACAAAGCTGGCGCGTGACCGCCCTGGTGGGATTTCCGGCCACGGTGATTCTCTCACTGCTCGCAACGCCACTGTGCGCGGCCATTTATCACGAGCCTGCGGTCGGACGCATCTTGGCCATCATGGCACCGGCGGGCTTTCTCTTGTATTTGCAGGCGCCCCTGGCGGGCGTGCTCCAGGGCCTGAACAAAGCGGGGCTGGCGATGATGAACTCCATCGCAGGGGGACTGCTGCGGCTCGTTCTGATTTATGTACTCGCGTCCAGACCGAGTCTCGGCATCTATGGCGTGGCGCTCGCGACGACTGTCTCGTTCTGTGTCACCACGGCGCTCCAGTTCATGTGCATCGTGCACTTTGTCGGGTTTCCGATTCGCTTGTGGGACACGGCAAAAATTGCCGCAGCCGCGCTCGCCTGCCTGCTGGCCCTCACGGTCATGATCCGGGACCACGCACACATCGCCGGGCTGCATCTGCTGGCCGCGATCGTGTTCGCGATTTTGCTTGACTTCTTCCTGCTTTGCGCCTTCCGGGTGCTGACGACGCAGAACGTCCGGCGCGTTCCGCGCGTCGGACGCATCCTGGCGACCATCGTCAGCGCGATTCCTTTCGCGGTGTGA
- a CDS encoding post-transcriptional regulator codes for MEQEMNREGTFAGNAGADTEAAAGTPAPAAGAGELEDGHSAPAAEVQSAPRWQDYEADILELCQAKAEEFHLLGYEEVTAAQVWDCVLALTKGKGALHEMVAAVLGLQAGKFMNHLTMNAFKGVFDDSPFDAGKRA; via the coding sequence ATGGAGCAGGAGATGAACAGGGAAGGAACCTTTGCGGGGAATGCGGGCGCTGACACGGAGGCCGCCGCCGGGACGCCTGCGCCAGCTGCCGGCGCCGGGGAACTGGAAGACGGTCACAGCGCTCCCGCGGCCGAGGTGCAAAGCGCTCCTCGCTGGCAGGACTATGAAGCGGACATCTTGGAGCTGTGTCAAGCCAAGGCGGAAGAGTTCCATCTGCTGGGCTACGAAGAAGTGACGGCTGCACAGGTGTGGGACTGTGTCCTTGCCTTGACCAAAGGGAAGGGTGCGCTGCACGAGATGGTCGCGGCCGTGCTCGGATTGCAAGCAGGCAAGTTTATGAACCATCTCACCATGAATGCGTTCAAGGGGGTTTTCGATGACTCCCCGTTTGACGCTGGAAAGCGCGCTTGA
- the secD gene encoding protein translocase subunit SecD, with translation MKWGRFAAFIALVLVVVGLTVGTSQQLWKSIRLGLDLQGGFELLYQVEPNTPGGTVSAQGVQAALQAVTTRVNSLGVASPVIQLENKNQIRVDLAGTFSQAQAEAYIGQTADLKIYGKATYNAKTKTWVPDPKTLLITGNDIKPDAAAGQNPNTGQYEVDVTFKNAKRWQQITQQYLGKPLYTFLNGQMITDPAPSEVIYNGQTAISGGDLTTLQACQTLAQELNSGALPYPLKLVSSTSVGPSLGAASLKATMWAGLGAVALIFLFMLLLYRAAGFIADIALVAYAYLLLLTFAGLHVVLTLPGLAALVLGIGMAVDANIITYERIKDELRNGRSLQSSVIAGNKRALRTIIDANATTFIAGAVMYWFGQGDIRGFAVSLMLSIVVSLITAVLLSRAMLLLYTRSNVVKRPWWFGYRARKAVES, from the coding sequence ATGAAGTGGGGCCGATTTGCGGCGTTCATCGCCTTGGTCCTGGTGGTGGTGGGCCTCACGGTGGGCACCTCCCAACAACTGTGGAAATCAATTCGCCTTGGCTTGGACTTGCAGGGCGGATTTGAACTGCTATACCAGGTCGAGCCGAATACACCGGGCGGTACGGTATCAGCGCAAGGCGTACAAGCTGCCCTGCAGGCCGTGACCACGCGCGTGAACTCGCTGGGTGTCGCATCGCCGGTCATTCAGTTGGAGAACAAGAACCAGATTCGGGTCGATCTCGCCGGGACGTTCAGTCAGGCGCAGGCCGAAGCGTACATTGGCCAGACGGCGGATCTAAAGATTTACGGGAAGGCGACGTATAACGCCAAGACCAAGACATGGGTTCCGGACCCAAAGACGCTTTTGATTACCGGGAATGACATCAAGCCGGACGCCGCGGCGGGGCAAAACCCGAACACCGGGCAGTATGAAGTGGACGTGACGTTCAAGAACGCGAAACGCTGGCAGCAAATTACACAGCAGTACCTCGGCAAGCCGTTGTACACCTTCCTGAACGGGCAGATGATTACCGACCCGGCGCCGAGCGAAGTCATTTACAACGGCCAAACGGCCATCAGCGGCGGCGACTTGACGACCCTGCAGGCCTGTCAGACGCTTGCCCAGGAACTGAACAGCGGCGCGCTGCCGTATCCGCTGAAGCTGGTGAGTTCGACGAGCGTCGGGCCGTCTCTCGGCGCAGCGTCGCTGAAAGCCACGATGTGGGCCGGACTCGGGGCTGTCGCGTTGATTTTCCTGTTCATGCTCCTGTTGTACCGCGCGGCTGGCTTTATCGCGGACATCGCGCTGGTTGCGTACGCGTACCTGTTGCTGCTGACGTTTGCGGGCCTTCACGTTGTGCTCACGCTGCCAGGGCTGGCGGCGCTGGTGCTCGGCATCGGCATGGCGGTGGACGCGAACATCATTACGTATGAACGGATTAAGGACGAACTTCGCAACGGCCGCAGCCTGCAGTCGAGTGTCATCGCGGGCAACAAGCGCGCACTGCGCACCATCATCGACGCCAACGCGACGACGTTCATCGCCGGGGCCGTCATGTACTGGTTCGGGCAAGGTGACATTCGCGGCTTTGCCGTGTCGCTGATGCTCAGTATCGTCGTGAGCCTCATCACGGCCGTGCTGCTCAGCCGTGCGATGCTTCTCTTGTATACGCGTTCGAACGTGGTGAAGCGGCCCTGGTGGTTCGGGTACCGCGCAAGAAAGGCGGTGGAGTCATGA
- the secF gene encoding protein translocase subunit SecF — MKARFNLVRNRKWFFMLSGAITVAGLIVFLVSGFNLGTDFVAGSRVQLQLNQPVNTAKVQQLFQEAGIPLDEGAITTAGGPGKQAAVVRLTEVLTPAQVNQIKTLEAKMFPKSQSADISTVDPLVAKQTSQKAVWAVLIASLFIVIYVAIRFEYRFAISGIVALLHDAFIVMSAFALLRLEVDLTFVAAILTIVGYSINDTIVIFDRIRENLKGKPPASMEELEEVVNRSLWQTMTRSINTVATVLIAALMLYFFGGTSIRTFTFALIVGLVSGAYSSIFIASPLWVTWRGRQFRKQKPSGEVPQAN; from the coding sequence ATGAAGGCACGCTTCAATCTCGTTCGCAACCGAAAATGGTTCTTCATGTTGTCTGGGGCCATCACAGTGGCAGGTCTCATCGTGTTTTTGGTTTCCGGTTTTAACCTTGGCACGGATTTCGTCGCTGGGTCCCGTGTGCAGCTGCAGTTGAACCAACCGGTGAACACGGCGAAGGTTCAGCAGTTGTTTCAGGAAGCGGGCATTCCTCTCGACGAGGGCGCCATTACAACGGCAGGCGGGCCTGGAAAGCAGGCCGCCGTCGTTCGATTGACGGAGGTTCTGACCCCGGCTCAAGTGAACCAAATCAAGACACTTGAGGCGAAAATGTTCCCGAAGTCGCAGAGCGCAGACATCAGCACCGTGGACCCGCTGGTCGCGAAGCAGACTTCGCAGAAAGCGGTTTGGGCTGTGCTCATCGCTTCGCTGTTCATCGTGATTTACGTGGCGATTCGTTTTGAGTACCGGTTTGCGATTTCCGGCATTGTCGCCCTGCTGCATGACGCGTTCATCGTCATGTCGGCGTTCGCGCTGCTTCGGCTGGAAGTCGACTTGACGTTCGTGGCGGCGATTTTGACGATTGTGGGGTACTCCATCAACGACACGATTGTCATCTTCGACCGCATCCGCGAGAACCTCAAGGGCAAGCCGCCGGCGTCCATGGAGGAACTGGAAGAGGTCGTCAACCGCAGTTTGTGGCAGACGATGACGCGGTCCATCAACACCGTGGCCACCGTCCTCATCGCGGCGCTCATGCTGTACTTCTTTGGCGGTACGTCGATCCGCACATTCACATTTGCGCTGATTGTCGGTTTGGTCAGCGGGGCGTACAGCTCTATCTTCATCGCAAGCCCCCTCTGGGTCACCTGGCGCGGCCGACAGTTTCGAAAGCAGAAGCCTTCTGGCGAGGTGCCGCAGGCAAACTGA
- a CDS encoding cation diffusion facilitator family transporter: MRTQAQAKWGAWSSAGVNILLMVGKGVVGLAAGSQALFADAVHSAADVVGSLAVIIGLRIASKPPDEDHPYGHGKAELISTAIVALFLLGAGIEVSVSSLRAFFQPPHPPALLAAWTAMAAIVIKEVMFQYTYRLGKRLNSKSLVASAYDHRSDVLSSVAACIGILLAILGRALHTRWLEHMDSAAGLLVALLVLRIGYGLVQDSVQTLMDKTAPVKDLRSYAACIRQIEGVRRVDDLRARDHGQYVIVDVEISVEASISVAAGHDIAAQVKQALQREFPRVSDVLVHVNPFYPDQEAHRESAE, translated from the coding sequence TTGCGTACACAGGCACAGGCAAAATGGGGCGCCTGGTCTTCGGCAGGGGTCAACATCCTGTTGATGGTTGGCAAAGGTGTCGTCGGCCTGGCTGCTGGCAGCCAGGCGTTGTTCGCTGACGCCGTCCATTCCGCTGCGGACGTGGTCGGCTCGCTGGCGGTCATCATTGGCTTGCGCATCGCCAGCAAGCCGCCGGATGAAGACCATCCGTACGGACACGGGAAGGCTGAACTCATCAGTACGGCCATTGTGGCGCTGTTTCTGCTGGGAGCGGGCATTGAAGTCAGCGTGAGTTCTCTGCGCGCTTTTTTCCAGCCGCCTCACCCCCCGGCGCTGTTGGCGGCCTGGACGGCCATGGCTGCGATTGTCATCAAGGAAGTCATGTTTCAGTACACGTATCGGCTCGGCAAGCGGCTGAACAGCAAGAGTCTGGTGGCGAGCGCCTACGACCATCGGTCGGACGTGCTGTCGTCCGTCGCCGCCTGCATCGGGATTCTGCTGGCGATCTTGGGACGGGCGCTGCACACGCGGTGGCTTGAACACATGGATTCGGCCGCCGGTTTGCTCGTCGCGCTGCTGGTGCTGCGCATTGGTTATGGCCTCGTGCAGGATTCCGTGCAAACGTTGATGGACAAAACGGCCCCCGTCAAAGACCTGCGCAGTTACGCGGCGTGCATTCGGCAGATTGAGGGGGTGCGGCGCGTGGACGACTTGCGCGCCCGCGACCACGGTCAATATGTCATCGTCGACGTGGAAATCAGCGTCGAAGCGTCCATTTCCGTCGCCGCCGGGCATGATATCGCCGCACAGGTCAAGCAAGCTTTGCAGCGGGAATTTCCTCGTGTGTCCGACGTTCTGGTGCACGTGAATCCTTTTTATCCAGATCAGGAGGCGCACCGTGAATCCGCAGAATGA